A stretch of Pseudorhodobacter turbinis DNA encodes these proteins:
- a CDS encoding F0F1 ATP synthase subunit gamma gives MPSLKDLKNKITSIKNTRKITKAMQMVAAAKLRRAQEAAEAGRPYAERMNAVMAGLSASVGTSSSAPRLLAGTGEDKVHLLVVMTAERGLCGGFNSSIVRMARLRANQLLGEGKTVKILTVGKKGREQLKRDFASHFIGHVDLSEVKRVGYAQAQGISRDILARFDAGEFDVATLFFNRFQSVISQVPTAQQVIPAKYDAVEDASDAVALYDYEPSEEGILADLLPRGVATQVFTALLENGASEQGARMSAMDNATRNAGDMIDKYTTIYNRSRQAAITKELIEIISGAEAL, from the coding sequence ATGCCGAGCCTAAAGGACTTAAAAAACAAGATTACGAGTATCAAAAATACTCGTAAGATCACAAAGGCCATGCAGATGGTTGCCGCGGCGAAGCTTCGCCGCGCGCAGGAAGCTGCCGAAGCCGGACGGCCTTACGCCGAACGGATGAATGCAGTGATGGCGGGGCTTTCGGCCTCTGTCGGGACTTCCTCCAGCGCGCCCCGGCTTCTTGCCGGGACGGGTGAGGACAAGGTGCACCTTCTGGTCGTCATGACGGCGGAACGTGGGCTTTGCGGTGGCTTCAACTCTTCCATCGTGCGGATGGCGCGCTTGCGGGCGAACCAGTTGTTGGGCGAAGGTAAAACCGTCAAGATCCTGACTGTCGGCAAAAAGGGCCGGGAGCAGTTGAAGCGTGATTTTGCATCGCATTTCATCGGCCATGTGGACCTGTCGGAAGTGAAGCGCGTGGGCTATGCCCAAGCACAAGGGATTTCCCGCGATATTCTGGCGCGTTTCGACGCGGGGGAATTTGATGTGGCGACGCTCTTCTTCAACCGCTTCCAATCGGTCATCAGCCAGGTGCCAACAGCGCAGCAAGTCATCCCCGCGAAATATGACGCGGTGGAAGATGCCAGCGATGCTGTGGCCTTGTACGATTACGAGCCGTCAGAGGAAGGCATTCTTGCCGATCTTTTGCCGCGCGGTGTGGCGACGCAAGTCTTCACCGCTTTGCTTGAAAACGGGGCCTCTGAACAGGGTGCCCGGATGAGTGCGATGGACAACGCAACGCGCAACGCGGGCGATATGATCGACAAATATACGACGATCTACAACCGTTCGCGTCAGGCTGCGATCACCAAAGAACTCATTGAAATCATCTCGGGCGCTGAGGCGCTTTGA
- a CDS encoding DDE-type integrase/transposase/recombinase, giving the protein MRLLAIDKGRNTIKKHPQHAGCSDVSYISLRRGFLCLAAIMGWAMREVLAWRISDTLEASFCADALKEAIAKYGKPEIVNKDQGSQFTGNAWITTLTDANIKISLPLGDCAQTPRGNRRPGQYLDEISIERLWRSL; this is encoded by the coding sequence ATGAGGTTGCTGGCTATCGACAAAGGCCGCAATACCATCAAGAAACACCCACAGCATGCCGGGTGTAGCGACGTTTCCTACATTTCGTTGCGGCGCGGGTTCCTTTGCTTGGCGGCAATCATGGGCTGGGCGATGCGCGAAGTGCTGGCGTGGCGGATCTCGGACACGCTGGAAGCGAGCTTCTGCGCCGATGCATTGAAAGAGGCCATCGCAAAATACGGCAAGCCTGAAATCGTGAATAAGGATCAAGGATCGCAGTTCACCGGCAACGCCTGGATTACCACCCTGACCGACGCCAATATCAAAATCTCGTTACCTCTCGGTGATTGCGCGCAAACGCCGAGAGGTAACAGACGGCCGGGGCAATATCTCGATGAGATTTCCATCGAACGGCTCTGGCGATCCCTGTAG
- the atpD gene encoding F0F1 ATP synthase subunit beta translates to MAKAPKAAGKITQVIGAVVDVQFEGDLPAILNALETSNNGKKLILEVAQHLGESTVRTIAMDATEGLVRGEGVTDTGAPISVPVGMGTLGRIMNVTGDPVDEKGPVKVTQTRSIHGEAPSFAEQSTATEILVTGIKVIDLLAPYTKGGKIGLFGGAGVGKTVLIMELINNIAKVHSGVSVFAGVGERTREGNDLYHEMIESGVIVPDDLEKSKIALVYGQMNEPPGARMRVALSGLTLAEQFRDETGSDVLFFVDNIFRFTQAGSEVSALLGRIPSAVGYQPTLATDMGAMQERITSTKNGSITSVQAVYVPADDLTDPAPATSFAHLDATTVLDRSISEKGIYPAVDPLGSTSRLLDPLIIGEEHYGVATSVQQILQRYKSLQDIIAILGMDELSEDDKVAVARARKIERFLSQPFDVAKIFTGADGKQVPLEDTIASFKAVVAGEYDHLPEAAFYMVGGIDEVIAKAQRLAAAAA, encoded by the coding sequence ATGGCGAAAGCACCAAAAGCAGCCGGCAAGATCACACAGGTGATCGGCGCTGTCGTGGACGTGCAGTTCGAGGGTGACCTGCCGGCCATCCTGAACGCATTGGAAACAAGCAATAACGGCAAGAAGCTGATCCTCGAAGTGGCCCAGCACCTTGGCGAAAGCACCGTGCGGACCATCGCGATGGACGCGACCGAAGGTTTGGTTCGTGGCGAGGGCGTAACCGACACTGGCGCGCCGATCTCGGTTCCGGTGGGCATGGGCACACTTGGCCGCATCATGAACGTCACCGGCGATCCGGTTGATGAAAAAGGCCCGGTCAAGGTTACGCAAACCCGTTCGATCCACGGTGAGGCGCCAAGCTTTGCCGAGCAATCGACCGCAACCGAGATCCTGGTTACAGGCATCAAGGTTATCGACCTGCTGGCCCCCTATACCAAAGGTGGTAAAATTGGTCTGTTTGGTGGTGCGGGCGTGGGTAAAACCGTGCTTATCATGGAATTGATCAACAACATCGCCAAAGTACACTCCGGTGTGTCCGTGTTTGCGGGCGTGGGTGAGCGTACGCGGGAAGGTAACGACCTTTACCATGAGATGATCGAATCCGGCGTTATCGTTCCTGATGATCTGGAAAAATCGAAAATTGCGCTGGTATACGGCCAGATGAACGAGCCTCCAGGTGCGCGTATGCGGGTTGCCTTGTCCGGTCTGACATTGGCCGAGCAGTTCCGCGACGAAACCGGTTCGGACGTTTTGTTCTTTGTGGACAACATCTTCCGCTTTACCCAAGCTGGTTCGGAAGTGTCCGCGCTTTTGGGTCGTATCCCTTCCGCTGTGGGCTACCAGCCAACACTGGCGACCGACATGGGTGCGATGCAGGAACGCATTACATCGACCAAAAACGGTTCGATTACGTCCGTGCAGGCCGTTTACGTTCCTGCCGATGACCTTACCGACCCTGCACCGGCAACCTCCTTTGCCCACTTGGACGCGACGACCGTTCTGGACCGTTCGATCTCGGAAAAAGGGATTTACCCGGCTGTGGATCCGCTTGGTTCCACCTCGCGTCTGCTTGACCCGTTGATCATCGGCGAAGAGCATTACGGCGTGGCGACTTCCGTGCAGCAGATTTTGCAGCGCTACAAGTCGTTGCAGGACATCATTGCGATCCTCGGGATGGACGAATTGTCCGAAGACGACAAAGTTGCCGTTGCCCGTGCGCGTAAGATCGAACGCTTCCTGAGCCAGCCTTTCGATGTTGCCAAAATCTTTACTGGCGCAGACGGCAAGCAGGTTCCGCTGGAAGATACCATCGCCTCGTTCAAGGCTGTTGTGGCTGGTGAATACGATCACCTGCCAGAAGCTGCCTTCTATATGGTTGGTGGCATTGACGAAGTAATCGCCAAAGCGCAGCGTCTTGCTGCCGCAGCGGCATAA
- a CDS encoding F0F1 ATP synthase subunit epsilon, translating to MAVTLQFDLVSPEKRLASFQATEVQIPGANGDMTAMEGHAATITTLRPGILKAVGTDKTLAFAVTGGFAEINAAGISVLAEQAVPVEDLSGTVLDGMIDQARELAAMALPEDKDDAEKLVQDMMALRQHASH from the coding sequence ATGGCCGTGACTTTGCAATTCGACCTGGTGTCACCGGAAAAGCGGCTTGCCTCGTTTCAGGCCACTGAGGTTCAAATTCCGGGCGCTAATGGCGACATGACGGCGATGGAGGGGCATGCAGCCACCATCACCACCCTGCGCCCCGGTATCCTGAAGGCTGTTGGAACCGACAAGACCTTGGCATTTGCCGTGACTGGCGGCTTTGCCGAGATCAACGCTGCAGGCATTTCGGTTCTTGCCGAACAAGCCGTGCCGGTTGAAGATCTGTCCGGAACTGTTCTGGATGGCATGATTGACCAAGCACGGGAGCTTGCCGCAATGGCGCTGCCGGAAGACAAAGATGATGCCGAGAAACTGGTGCAAGACATGATGGCCCTGCGCCAACACGCGTCACACTAA
- a CDS encoding ribose-phosphate pyrophosphokinase, whose translation MATMHEPKLISGNANMPLATSIARRMSLHRGMSVGLVDARVERFNDGEIFVEVFENVRGEDMFIIQPTSNPANDNLMELLIMTDTLRRSSASRITAVIPYFGYARQDRRTKARTPISAKLVANMMVEAGIERVLTLDLHAAQIQGFFDIPVDNLYASPIFALDIMAEFKGSMGDMMVVSPDVGGVARARELAKRIEAPLAIVDKRREKPGEIAEMTVIGDVSGKKCIIVDDMCDTAGTLCKAAEVLLENGASEVHAYITHGVMSGPAVERVTKSVMKSLVITDSIAPSEAVRNCPNIRILPTAPMFAQAILNIWNGTSVSSLFETETLSPIYEGMYNRG comes from the coding sequence ATGGCCACCATGCATGAACCAAAGCTGATCTCTGGCAACGCCAATATGCCCCTTGCCACCTCAATCGCACGACGTATGTCTTTGCACCGTGGCATGTCTGTCGGGCTGGTGGATGCGCGGGTGGAACGGTTCAATGACGGCGAGATTTTTGTCGAGGTGTTCGAAAACGTCCGCGGCGAGGATATGTTCATTATCCAGCCGACCTCGAACCCTGCCAATGATAACCTTATGGAATTGCTGATTATGACGGACACGTTGCGCCGGTCTTCGGCATCGCGCATCACCGCCGTGATCCCTTATTTCGGCTATGCGCGTCAAGATCGCCGCACCAAAGCGCGCACACCGATTTCCGCCAAGCTTGTCGCCAATATGATGGTAGAGGCCGGGATCGAACGCGTGCTGACACTGGATCTTCACGCCGCCCAGATCCAGGGCTTCTTCGACATTCCGGTGGACAACCTTTATGCCTCGCCGATCTTTGCGCTGGATATCATGGCGGAATTCAAAGGCTCCATGGGCGATATGATGGTCGTCTCTCCCGATGTTGGCGGTGTTGCCCGCGCGCGTGAGCTGGCCAAACGTATCGAGGCCCCGCTGGCCATCGTCGACAAACGCCGCGAAAAACCCGGTGAGATCGCCGAAATGACCGTGATCGGGGACGTGTCCGGCAAGAAATGCATTATTGTGGACGACATGTGCGATACCGCTGGCACGCTTTGCAAAGCTGCTGAGGTATTGCTGGAGAATGGCGCATCCGAGGTACACGCCTATATCACCCACGGTGTGATGTCCGGGCCTGCTGTGGAGCGTGTGACCAAGTCGGTGATGAAATCGCTGGTTATTACGGATTCCATCGCGCCGTCCGAGGCCGTCCGCAATTGCCCCAACATCCGCATCCTGCCAACGGCACCGATGTTCGCTCAGGCCATTCTGAACATCTGGAATGGCACCTCGGTATCGTCTTTGTTCGAAACCGAAACCCTTAGCCCGATCTATGAAGGCATGTACAATCGCGGCTAA
- a CDS encoding H-type lectin domain-containing protein, with protein MKRFSAQTMGILQGSRLLFSDFSDGGVMWTGHGPRESRHRVQFPEAFVEAPVVSVCLSMWDMDQKHNSRADISAQEITAKGFVLVFKTWGDTRVARVRADWTAIGRAKDDDDWEIV; from the coding sequence ATGAAACGATTTTCGGCGCAGACAATGGGCATTCTGCAAGGCTCTCGGTTACTGTTTTCCGACTTTTCGGATGGCGGTGTGATGTGGACAGGGCACGGCCCGCGCGAAAGCCGCCACCGCGTTCAGTTTCCCGAAGCCTTTGTTGAGGCGCCGGTGGTCTCTGTTTGCCTGTCGATGTGGGATATGGACCAAAAGCACAACTCGCGCGCTGACATCTCGGCCCAAGAGATTACAGCCAAGGGGTTTGTGCTGGTGTTCAAAACCTGGGGCGATACGCGTGTGGCCCGCGTTCGCGCGGATTGGACAGCAATTGGCCGCGCCAAGGACGATGATGATTGGGAGATAGTCTAG